CATGACGATCTTGGAATGAAGGGAAAACTTGTGATGTTCGATCAGGTCGGCGATCACGATGAAGCCAAGGCCGCCGATAATTATCAGAGAAGTAATTGTCAGATTGATGACCCAATCGGTCGCGTAGGGCATCAGGTTGGCAAAATTAGCCGGCAGGGCGAAGCCGGCGTTGTTAAAAGCGGAGATCGAATGGAATACGGCGTAAAGCAAGGCCCGGCTGAACCCCATTTCCGGGAGCCAGCGGAAGAAAAAGATCGCGGCCCCGATTCCTTCGACGAAAAAGACGATCCCGAAGACCTTTTTTAAGACCAGAACGACGTCTTTGGTCGAGTAGACGTTCAGGGCCTCCTGAATGGCGAGCTTTTGGGAAATAAAAAGTTTTTGCCTGAAGACCAGGACCATGAAAGTGGAAAAGGTCATATAGCCGAGGCCGCCGATCTGCATCAATCCCATTATAATGAATAGCCCGAAGAGGGAGAAGTGGACCCCGGTATCGAGCGTGACCAGGCCGGTCACGCAGGTGGCGGAATTGGCGGTAAAACAAGCATCCAGGAAATTTGTCGGGGTTCCCTGTGCCGAGGCGATCGGGAGGGAAAGAAGGATTCCTCCAGCCAGAATGACGAGTAAAAAGCTTAAGGCAATGATCGCGCTCGGGCGTATTCTAAACATAAAGCAAAATGTTAGTACAATTGGACTGGCAAGTCAATTATTTGTGTTATAATACCAGCCATGGGGAGAGAAGAAGAGCGTCTCGAAAGTTATCGCCGGACCGCCGCGGTCTCTTTTGTCGTTATTATTTTGTTGTTCTCGTTCCTGATTGTCCGGCCGTTTTTTGTCGCCATTATGTCGGCCGCCGTCCTGGCTTTTATCTTTTATCCGCTCTACGGTAAATTAGCCGAATTATTGAAGAACGTGCCGCTTGGCGAAAAACTGGCTTCGCTTTTGACTTGTCTGGTGATTCTGCTGGTGGTCCTCATCCCTTCTATTTTCGTGGCTGTTTTATTGACCAGCGAGGTCAAAAGCGGCTATCACTTTTTGCAAACCGTTCTCCAGGCCCCCCAGTTCCAGCTCGACAACCTGCCGCCGGTCATTAAACAGCTGGAACAATTCTTGCCGCAATTAAAGGCCGGCGCGGCTGATTTGGTCGGTCAATTGATCGGCATGCTCCAGGATGTTCTCAAAGTGATCCCGAACGTCCTGCTGCAAGTCTTCATTACCATCTTTTCAATTTATTACTTTCTGGTCCATGGCCACGACCTCTATAAGTTTTTTGCCGATCTTTTTCCGCTCTCGGAGAAGCGTTACAAACAAATAGTGAGCCGGTTCGACAATTTAAGCCGGGGGGTGATCATCGGACAGGTTTTTGTCGGGTGCATCCAGGGAGTTTTGGCCTGGCTCGGCTTTTTTATCCTCGGGGTTCCCAGCCCGATCCTCTGGGGAAGCCTGACGGCGATCATTTCGATGATCCCCTTGTTCGGCGCGGCCCTGATCTGGGTGCCGGTCGATATTTATCTTTTTCTGGTCGGGACGATGACCGGCAATTATATCCCCGCGATCAGTTTGCTGGTCTATGGTGTTTTCGTGATCAGCCTGATCGATAATCTGCTGAAGCCGAAAATCGTCGGCGACAACGCCAACATCCACCCGCTGATCGTTCTTTTCGGGATCCTGGGGGGGATTCAGCTGTTCGGCATCGCCGGCATTATTCTCGGCCCGATGATCCTGACGATCTTCGATGTCGTCATCGAGATCTTCAAGGAAGCGCTGTAAAGCAATGACAAATGACCAACATTTGACATTTTTCCGCCAGAGGCGGATGCGCCTTTGGGGCATAATTTGTCATTTGACATTCCACCATGCCTGAACTCCCCGAAGTTGAGACGGTCAAACGCGGCCTGGCCAAATCCATTATCGGCAAAACAATCTTGGACTTTGATTGTGACACCGTAAAAATGCTGAACCACCCCTTGGCCTTTTATCGCCGAACTTTAAAGGGGCTCAAGATTCTAGGCGTTGGCCGACGGGCGAAGATGGTCATTATTACTTTTTCCAAAGATTGGCGACTCCTCGTGCATCTGAAAATGACCGGCCAGCTCGTCTACCGCGGCGATCATAAGACGGTGGTCGGCGGGCATCCGATCAAAGAAGGGTTTGAAAAAGATCCGAACCGATTTACTCACGCGACCTTTAGTTTCCGTGACCGGACAAAATTATTTTACAACGATGTCCGCAAATTCGGCTGGCTCCGTCTCTACACCGCCGATCAGTTAGCCGCCTACTTAAACGGGCTGGGGTTGGGGCCAGAGCCGGTTGATGACGCCTATACCATAGAAGTTTTTAAACGCGAGCTGGTCCGCCGGCCGAAAGCGAAGATTAAGCAATTTTTGATGGACAACCGGAACGTGGTTGGGATCGGCAACATTTACAGCGACGAGATCTGTTATTACGCCCGGGTCCGGCCGAATCGCCAGGTGAAGACCCTGACCGGCGCGGAGATCAGCCTTTTATTTAAAGGGATCAAGCATATCCTGGCCGAAGCGATCAAATACGAAGGGACCTCGATCAGCGATTACGTTAACGCCCAGGGAGAAGCGGGGGCCTATACTAAAAAACTTAAGGTCTATGGTCGTTACGGAGAAAAGTGTCTGAAATGCAAGGGGGAAGTTGCCCGGTTAAAGATCGGCGGGCGGACCTCTTCTTTTTGCCCGAGCTGCCAAAAATAGTTGGCTTGACAGGTAAATAATTAACGATATAATTCTGGTAGTTCGAAAATTTAGGGGGTAATTCATGAAAAAGCCGTTTGTTGGTTTGGTTCTCGCTTTGAGCTTTATTTTTGTTGGTGAAGTCTGCGCGATCGAAGGGAGCGCCACAATCGCGGCTAAAGACCTTTACAGCTTAGCGCAAAGAAAAACTTATCGTTTGGGTCTGCGCGGTTGCCTTCTTTCGCCAACCGACAATGTTAATGTAAGTAAAGATTCGGTCCTTGATTTTGGCTTAGAATTTGACGCCAAACTTAACGAAAATCTTGATACCGGGCCGCGCTTCGGGATAGTTTTAAATAAGAAGTTAAAGCTAGGCGCGACGGTCGATGCCTCTTACACTTTAGTTAAGTTTGGTTATGGAGCCAGGATCTATACCATGTATTGGGGTGAATACGGCAGCAGCCACGGCTTTTTCAACCTTTATTTTAACGCCGAAGTTGACTATTACACCGGCAACAAAGTTTCTGAAGTTACCGCGATGGCGACTAATCCTTCCAGCTTTGCCGGTCTCGGAGGATATGGCGGGGTGGGGATTGAGTTGGCTTTTGGTCCTAATACCAGTGGTTTTGGCGAAGTCGGCTACCAGAAGACCAGTATTAAAGATGCCAACAATGTTGAGCTTCCATTGGATGGTTACGTTTTGGCGGCAGGGGTAAGGTTGGCATTCTTTTAAGACCTTCCAAGATAATAGCGGCCGGTCTGAATTATATTGAGCACATCACCGAGATGAAGATGGCCCGGCCCGACCACCCGATCCTTTTTCTCAAAGCCCCCTCCGCGCTGATCGGCGACGGCGACAACATTGTTTATCCTCCGCAAACCAAAGAACTCCATTACGAAGCGGAACTGGCGATCGTTATCAAAGACCGGATCCGTAATATCACGAAGGCACAGGCGTTGGAACACGTGCTTGGCTTTACCTGTGCCAACGATGTTTCCGCCCGCGATTTGCAGCTCTTAGACGGTCAGTGGGCGAGGGCAAAGTCGTTCGATACTTTTTGTCCGGTCGGTCCGCGGCTGGTGACCGGGATCGATCCCAATAATCTGGCGATCAAATGTTATTTAAACGGGGAGTTAAAGCAGTCATCGAATACAACGAGTATGATCTTTAAAGTGGAAGAGTTGATCGCTTTTATTGCCGGCGTCATGACTTTGGAACCGAACGACATAATTTTGACCGGGACTCCGCCCGGGATCGGGCCGATGAAGGTCGGCGATGTTGTTGAGGTGGAGATCGAAAAGATCGGGCGTTTAAAAAATCAGGTTGTTGCCGCTTAGAAACTTCTGGGCATCGGGGTCATTAACAGGTCCCCTTCTTTAAGGTTGGCTAATTCCGGGTTCAGCCTTTCCAGTTCCGCGACCGTGGTCCGATGTTGGTCGGCCAGTTCTTTAACTTTTGGCCCGCCATCAACCTCTTGCGGCTTAATTATATGAAGGTGATACGATGAATCGTAACGAACGGCGGTAATTGATGTCATTTGTTTCCCCCTACATATACTATTCGTACCAGAAGACGAAAAACTTGCGTTTTTGGGGTAAAATGTGTCATTATGTTTTTGGCATGAATAAGCTAATTATTGCGATATTTGCAGCCGGGGTCTTGTTTGTGGGAAGTGTTTTTGGGAGTGGGGTCATTGACCGGCCGGTTCCATTTTTATGTCAGGCTCCTTACGGTGACTGGCGGCAACCATGGCAGGATGGGTGCGAGGAAGCGGCGATCATTATGGCGATGAGTTGGGTGGAAGGGAAGGCGGTGACCAAACGTTCCGGTAACCAGACGATCCTTGATCTGGTGAAATTTCAGATTAAAAACTATGGCGGGCATTTTGACCTGACCGCCAAGCAATCGGCTAAGTTAATAAAAGACTATTATCAATACGATGGGATCGAAGTTCTTCAAGCGGGGACGAGCCAAGAACTGAAAAAGTTCCTGGCGGCCGGAGATCTGATCATCGCGCCGATGGCCGGGCGGGAATTAGGTAACCCGTATTTTACTCCTCCCGGTCCTTATTACCATTATGTGCTGATCAAAGGTTACGACGATACCCGCGGGGTTTTTATCACCAACGATCCCGGGACCCGCCGGGGAGCGAACTATACGTATAAATACCGGACCCTTTTTCAGGCGATTCACGACTGGACCGGCCGGAAAGAGAGCATTTCCCGAGGCAAAAAATCGATTCTTGTGATAAAATTAGATCAATAGTGGGCCCGTAGCGTAACTGGATAGCGCATTGCCCTCCGAAGGCAAGGGTTGCGAGTTCGAATCTCGCCGGGCCCATTTTTTGGAGCTACCTAATGAGCGAAATTTATCGCGAAGAACATTTTTACCAGGCCACCCCCGAAGCCGCGCTTGCCAAATTAAACAGTTCCGTGAATGGTTTGCCTGCCGCTGACGCGGCCGATCGCCTGAAAAAATACGGTTTAAACCAGCTCCGGGAAAAAGGAGGGGTCGACGCCGGCCGCCTCTTGCTGGAACAATTCCAGGGTTTTATCGTCTGGGTCCTGATCGCCGCCGCGCTGGTCGCCGGGTTGCTTGGCGAATGGCTGGACTCCGGCGCGATCGTTGCCATAGTAATTCTCAATGCCCTCCTCGGTTTCGTCCAAAGCTTTCGGGCCGAAAAATCACTGGCCGCGCTTAAAAAGTTGGCCGCTCCCACCTGTAAAGTGATTCGCGGCGGGGAACGGCGCCAGATCCCGGCCGTTCAGCTGGTACCCGGCGATATTGTGGAACTGGAGGCCGGCGATAACGTTCCGTCCGATTCGAGGCTTCTTCAGCTGACCGCGAATTTTACCGTCCAGGAAGCGAGCCTGACCGGTGAATCGACCCCGGTTAATAAAACCGTTGCCGCGCTGGCCGAAAAGGAGGTCCCGCTGGCCGACCGGGCCAATATGCTTTATCTTGGGACGACCGTAACTTCCGGCAAAGCCAAGGCGCTGGTCGTCGCGACCGGAATGAAGACCGAATTGGGACGAATCGCCGGCCTGATCCAGGCGATTGACCGGGAAACGACGCCGCTCCAGAAAAAGCTGGATGAATTCAGCAAGTGGCTGGTCTATCTCTGTTTCTTTTTAGTCGGTCTGGTCTTTTTTCTAGGCTGGTTGCGCGGCGGCGAACTGCTGGAAGTCTTTTTAACCGCGGTCAGTTTGGCGGTTGCTGCCATTCCTGAAGGGTTGCCGGCAGTGGTGACCATCGCTTTAGCAATCGGGGTCCAGCGGATGGTCAAACGGTCGGCGCTGATCCGAAAACTTCCGTCAGTTGAGACTTTGGGCTGCGCCACCGTTATCTGCACCGATAAGACCGGGACGCTCACCAAAAACGAGATGACGGTGCAGGCGGTCTATGCCGACGGCCGCGCTTTTACGGTCAGCGGGATCGGTTATGCCCCGCGAGGCGAATTTTTATTGGATGGTTTAAAAATTGAGGCGGGGGACCAGCCCGGCTTGACCAAAACTTTGATTGCCGGCGTACTTTGCAACAGCGCGGCCTTAACGCCGACCGGGATTATCGGCGATCCGACTGAAGCGGCTCTCCTGACGGCGGCGGCCAAAGCCGGGCTGACCAGGGAGAATACCGGACGGGAGCTTCATTTTGTTGAAGAGATCCCCTTCGATTCCGAACGGAAGCAAATGACGATGATCTTTGGGCGGGGCGCGGAACTGGTCGCCTATAGTAAAGGGGCGCCGGATAGTCTCCTGCGGAAATGCCGCTACATCGAAGAAAATGGCCAGGTGCGGGAGTTGACGCCTGAAGATCAGGCCCGTTTTGCCGCCGTCAATGACGGGCTGGCCGGCCAGGCGCTGCGGGTCTTGGCTTTTGCTTACCGGCCGCTGGCCGACCGTCCGGAAAAACTCGATGATAAAACAGTTGAACGTGACCTTATCCTGGTCGGCTTGATGGCGATGATCGATCCGCCGCGCGATGAAGCCCGTCAGGCGATCGCCGATTGCCGCCGGGCGGGGATTAGGACGGTCATGATCACCGGCGACCACAAAAATACCGCCGTGGCGATCGCTGCTTCGCTTGGTTTTTTTCCGGCCGACGCCCTTGCCTTGACCGGGGAAGAGCTCGACCGGCTCGATGACCAGGAATTGACCTTCAAGGTCGATCGGGTCCCGGTCTATGCCCGGGTTTCGCCGGAGCATAAGCTTCGGATCGTTAAAGCCTGGCGGCGGCGCGGGGAGATCGTGGCGATGACCGGCGACGGCGTTAACGACGCTCCCGCGGTCAAAGAAGCCGACATCGGCGTGGCGATGGGGATTACCGGGACCGACGTGACCAAGGAAGTTTCCGACATGGTCGTGACCGACGATAATTTCGCTTCGATCGTCGCCGCGATCGAAGAAGGGCGGGGGATCTACGACAACATCAAAAAGTTCGTCCACTATCTTCTCTCCTGCAATGCCGGTGAGATCATGGTGATGTTCCTGGCCGCCCTGGTCGGCTGGCCCCTGCCGCTTTTGCCGATTCATATTTTGTGGGTCAATCTGGTGACCGATGGCTTGCCGGCCTTAGCGCTCGGGATGGACCCGGTCGAGCCGGGGATCATGTCCAGACCGCCCCGGAAAAAAGACGAACCGGTCGTGCCGGCCAACCGGGCCGGTTTGATAATCTTGCAGGGCTTATTTATCGCCCTCTGCGTTTTAGCCGCGTTCAGTTTTGTCTTGTTTATTGAAGGCGAGGGGGTAACCAGGGCGAGGACCGCCGCTTTTATCGTTCTTTGCTGCGCCCAGCTTTTTCATGCGCTCAACTGCCGGAGCCAAACGAAGTCGTTTTTTCCGGGAATGTGGACCAATCACTGGCTAATTCTGGCGGTTCTATTTTCCTTTGCCTTGCAGATGCTGGTCGTCTACTTTCCGCCTCTGCAAACGATCTTTAAGACCGAAGCTTTGGGCCAGGCTGATTGGCTGTTAGTCCTGATCCTATCTTCTCTTCCGCTTTGGGGGATGGAGATTGTTAAAGCGATTAACCTTAAGAAAGGATTTATTAAAGAATAATGGACTTTATTAAATTCCTTGGGACCGCCGGTGCCAGGGTCGTGGTTTCCAAACAGCTGCGGGCCTCTGGGGGGATCTGGCTGTCGCTTGACGGGACGAACCTCTACCTCGATCCGGGACCGGGAGCTTTGGTTAAAACCCTGGGGGCCCGGCCGAAGCTTGATCCGGCCAACCTGGATGGGATCTTACTTTCGCACAAACATCTCGACCATTCCGGCGACATTAATGCCATGATCGAAGCGATGACTGAAGGGACCTTTAAAAAGCGGGGGGCGGTCTTTGCCCCAAAAGAGGCGCTGGTTGGCGATCCGGTGATCTTAAAATATGTCCGCCAATACCCGGAGCGGCTGGAGATCCTCAAAGCTAAAGGAAAATATAATGTAGGAGCGTTGACCTTTACCACCCCGGTCCAGCACGTACATCATAATACGGAGGCCTATGGCTTCAAAATCAAAGGGGAGAAGACGACCGTTTCTTATATTGCCGATACCAAGTTTTTCCCCGGATTGATCAGGGCTTATCGGGCGAGCGATATCCTGGTCGTGAGCGTGCTACGCCAGGAGCCGTCCCACTTGGAGCACCTTTGCGTTGAGGACCTGAAGAAGTTGGTGCAGGGGATCAAGCCCCGGGTGACGATCATGACCCATTTTGGCAAGCTCATGCTGGCGGCCAAGCCGTGGCTGGTTGCCGAACAACTAAGCCGGGAGCTGAAAAGTAAAATTATTGCCGCCGGTGATGGTATGACTTATAAAATTTGATTTAACCGCCCCGATCCGATCGGGGCGGTTAAATATTGGGACTGCTGAAAAAGCCCTTTTTGGAAGCCGTAGACAATATCGTCTCGGCTTCCAAAAGAGTATCTTGTTTAGAAGAGAAAAGGAAACCGCGGCGATATTGCCGCAGGTTTCCTTTTTGCCATGGTTTGAAACCCGCGGAATTAATTCCGCGGTTAAAAATGCTTGCTAGCCATTGCTTTTATATGTTATATTTACAACCGATGTCTAAAAATATTAATCAATTACGTATTTTGTTGATCCTGGGAATTATTGCCGCTTCCGTTTACGTGTTGATCCAATTCCCGCTCAATCTCGGTCTCGACTTACAGGGCGGTACCCGCCTGGTTTACGAAGGGCAGGAGACCGAAAAGGTCAAAGTCAGCGATGATTCCATGGCCGGCGTGGTCGCGGTCATCCGTAACCGGATCGACGGGCTGGGGGTCTCTGAACCGACTATCCAGCGCAAGGGACAATCCCAGGTTATCGTTGAACTTCCCGGCATCAAAGACCCGGAAAGGGCGATTGCCTTGATCGGTGATACGGCGATGCTGGAATTTGTGGAGGCTGAATGGCTTCCGGGCGATGCCCGCGGCGCTTCACCGGAAAAAGTCAAAGAATTTTACGGCGCCGAGGCCAGGATCGGGACCGTTAAAGAGGAACAAGATGGGCGGGTCGTCAGCGAAAAGCCGATCGTCCTGAAAAAAACCGTTTTGACCGGGGCCGACCTGAAAGGGGCTTTCCCCGGATTTGACCAATACGGCAACCCGGTCGTTGATATCGAGTTTAACGATAACGGCGCCAAGCTTTTTGCCGAAGTGACCGCCCGATCGGTCAACAAGCCGATCGCCATTATCCTTGACCGGAAAGTTATTTCCGCTCCGAACGTCAGGGAGCCGATTCCCTCCGGTCGCGCCCAGATCTCCGGGAATTTCAAAGCGGAAGATGTCCGCGACCTGGTCATTAAACTGAAAGCCGGCTCCCTGCCGATTCCGGTCAAAATGGTGGAGACCAGGATCGTCGGTCCATCGCTCGGTAAAGATTCGATCGATCGGAGCAAGATCGCCGGGGTGCTTGGATTTTTGTTCATCGTCGCTTTTATGGTCATTTATTACCGGCTTCCCGGTTTTATCTCGGTCCTATCTCTGGCGATCTACGTTCCTTTGACCCTGTCGATCCTGGCCGCTTTTCATACGACCTTAACTCTCCCCGGTATTGCCGGGTTCCTGCTGACCCTTGGTATGGCGGTTGACGCCAACGTTATTATTTATGAAAGATTAAAAGAGGAACTACGGCTTGGCAAAACGGTTAAAGCCTCTTTTGCCGCCGCTTTTGACCGGGCCTTTGCCGCCATCCTTGATTCCAACGTCACGACCATCATCGGGGCGGTTACCCTGTTCTTTGTCGGGACCGGGACGATCCGCGGGTTTGCCATTACCCTGACGATTGGTATCTTAGTGTCGATGTTTACCGCTTTGACCCTGACCCGCCTGATGCTCAATATGCTGGTTGACGCCAAGATCGTGACCGATCCCAATTCGAAATTGCTTTATAAGTAGGAAATTATGTTTGATATTATCAAAAAATCGAGAATGTTTCTGACCGTTTCAGCAATCGTGACTGCGCTGGCTCTTGCTGTTTTGCTTTTTAATTTCATGGTCCATGGCAAGCCGATGAACTTTGGGATTGATTTTACCGGCGGGACGATGCTTAACCTCCGCTTTGCCAAGGCGGTATCGGTCGGGGAGGTCCGCCAGGTTCTTGATGGTTATGGTTTGGGTGAGAGCACTATTCAAAAATCCGGCGACCAGGATATCCTGATCCGGACCAAGCCGCTTGATAACGATGTCCGGACCAGATTGCTGGCCGACTTTAATACCAAGATCAGCCAGACGGAGATCCTGGAAGCGGATGTTATCGGCCCGACGATCGGGAAGGAACTGGGACAGCAAGCGATCTGGGCTTTGCTCCTGGCCTCGCTTGGCATTATCATCTACGTTTCCTTCCGGTTTGAGGTTAAATACGCCTTGGCGGCGCTTTTAGCCCTTTATCATGATGCGATCATTACGACCGGGATCATTGCCTTGCTCTGGCGCCAGATTGATATTACCTTCGTGGCGGCGCTTCTGACGATCATGGGTTATTCGATCAACGATACGATCGTGATTTTCGATCGAATTCGGGAGAACTTGAAAAAGACCAGCCTGGCCAAGAAAAAATTCAATGAGATCGTTAATCTTTCGATCTGGGAGACGATGTCCCGGTCGATTAATACCGTCATGACCGTTCTCTTTATGGTCCTCTGTCTCTTGATCTTTGGCGGTGAACCATTGCGCGAGTTCTCACTGACCCTCTTGATCGGATTTACCCTCGGGGCGTATTCTTCCGTCTTCGTCGCTCCAACGCTCCTGGCCCTCTGGCACCATAACGAATCAAAAAAGTAAACTATCAGGGATTGTTAAAAAGTCTATTTTGTTGAAATTTCCCCATAAATATGCCGATAAATCTTTGCGAGTCGGAAACCTGCGACTAAACGTCGCGGTTTCCTCCAGACCTTGTTTTTCAAGGAACCGCGAAGTTCATTCGCAGGTTCCTTGAAAAGATTAGTATATGCTAAACAACATCAAAGAACGGATCGTTATTAACCAAGAGATCGACCTGCCGAACCCGATCCTTAATGGGGTTTGGCCGGGGGGGCATTTATTCGCGATTATTGCCCATCTTAAGGCGGGGAAGTTATCGCTGGATAAATTGATGCGGTCTTCCAATAAAGGCTTGATCGGGATCGCGATTGCCGGAAGCGGAGAAACGGCCGCCCTCAAGCTGGCGCAGAAAGCCCGGGGGACGCCGGAGCGGCAGAAAGTCGGTCTCTGGCGGATTATTGACGCGGTGACTTCCCAAGGAGAGCTGAAAACGACCTTGCACTACCGGCGGGAAGTTGAATTTTTGGAAGAGTTGGGGGAGAGATTGCCGGAACACGCGCCGCTTTTTAATCAAATGATCGCTCATCTCCCCCCGGAAACCAAAGTTTACAATCATGGAGTCGTCGTCAAAGAGCTCTTCATAACCTACGCCGCATAATCTTTATTGATCCGACCCCGCTGGAGCCTTATTTTTCGGGAAAAAATTCACGGTTGCCTCCCCATCGGCCTTCAGGTATAATCAACCCGCCTGTGAAAAAGAAAAAAGCAAAAAAAACCGCTTCACGTTTCGATTGGCAATGGGTTTGGTGGGGAACGGCTTTTGTTCTTTTTATCGCGGTAGTCTTGCTTGGTTTTTGGTCCCTCGGTGTGGCGACGAAAAAACCGGCTGAACCGCCGGTATTGGTAGGCCGCCCAAGCCAGGTTACGGGGCAGGTCGTTAAGTTGTATTACTATAACGAACAGGCGGCCAGACGGCTGGGCCAAGACGGCGAGGGAAACCCGGCCGCTCTTTTACCGGTGGAGAGGGTAATTCCCGAAACCAAGGCGCCGCTTAAGGCAACGATCAGGCTGTTGATCGCAGGAGAACTGACGGCGGAGGAAAAGGCGGCCGGCTTCACGACTGAATTCCCTCATCCTGCTTTCAAATTGATCAGGGCCGACTTGGACCGGGGTGTTTTGACCCTGGTCTTTACCGATGTTCCCGGTTTTACGACCGGCGGGGCGTTGCGGGTGGAATTACTGGCGGCCCAGATCGAAAAGACCGCCAAACAATTTTCCGGGGTCAAGCAGGTTCGGTTCCTCCCCGAGTCTTTGTTTCAACCTTGATCGCCTAGACTGCCTTAGAGCAGCGGAGGCGCTTCTCAATTTCCCCAAATTGTAGTAAAATAATGGCACACGGGAGGGAGTCATGAAAAGCTTAAAAGGGACCAAGACCGAAAAAAACTTATTGACCGCTTTTGCCGGCGAATCGCAGGCGCGGAACCGATATACTTATTTCGCTTCACAGGCGATCAAAGAAAATTACCAGCAGATCGCGGCAATATTTTTGGAAACCGCCGATAACGAAAAAGAACACGCCAAGCGGTTTTTTAAATTTCTGGAAGGTGGCGACCTTGAAATTGTCGCCAGCTATCCGGCCGGTGTGATTGGCGATACCGCCAAG
This window of the Candidatus Margulisiibacteriota bacterium genome carries:
- a CDS encoding GerMN domain-containing protein, which translates into the protein MKKKKAKKTASRFDWQWVWWGTAFVLFIAVVLLGFWSLGVATKKPAEPPVLVGRPSQVTGQVVKLYYYNEQAARRLGQDGEGNPAALLPVERVIPETKAPLKATIRLLIAGELTAEEKAAGFTTEFPHPAFKLIRADLDRGVLTLVFTDVPGFTTGGALRVELLAAQIEKTAKQFSGVKQVRFLPESLFQP
- the secD gene encoding protein translocase subunit SecD; translation: MSKNINQLRILLILGIIAASVYVLIQFPLNLGLDLQGGTRLVYEGQETEKVKVSDDSMAGVVAVIRNRIDGLGVSEPTIQRKGQSQVIVELPGIKDPERAIALIGDTAMLEFVEAEWLPGDARGASPEKVKEFYGAEARIGTVKEEQDGRVVSEKPIVLKKTVLTGADLKGAFPGFDQYGNPVVDIEFNDNGAKLFAEVTARSVNKPIAIILDRKVISAPNVREPIPSGRAQISGNFKAEDVRDLVIKLKAGSLPIPVKMVETRIVGPSLGKDSIDRSKIAGVLGFLFIVAFMVIYYRLPGFISVLSLAIYVPLTLSILAAFHTTLTLPGIAGFLLTLGMAVDANVIIYERLKEELRLGKTVKASFAAAFDRAFAAILDSNVTTIIGAVTLFFVGTGTIRGFAITLTIGILVSMFTALTLTRLMLNMLVDAKIVTDPNSKLLYK
- the secF gene encoding protein translocase subunit SecF encodes the protein MFDIIKKSRMFLTVSAIVTALALAVLLFNFMVHGKPMNFGIDFTGGTMLNLRFAKAVSVGEVRQVLDGYGLGESTIQKSGDQDILIRTKPLDNDVRTRLLADFNTKISQTEILEADVIGPTIGKELGQQAIWALLLASLGIIIYVSFRFEVKYALAALLALYHDAIITTGIIALLWRQIDITFVAALLTIMGYSINDTIVIFDRIRENLKKTSLAKKKFNEIVNLSIWETMSRSINTVMTVLFMVLCLLIFGGEPLREFSLTLLIGFTLGAYSSVFVAPTLLALWHHNESKK